The following proteins come from a genomic window of Achromobacter deleyi:
- a CDS encoding putative 2-aminoethylphosphonate ABC transporter ATP-binding protein: MAQQLQRDTNTVPTGASPPPGAQRGGFLSVSNLVKRFGSHTALSDVSLDIRAGELVCLLGPSGCGKTTLLRAIAGLERQDSGTILLSGRDISHAEPQERDYGILFQSYALFPNLTVAQNVAYGLSGKRAHRKHVADRVEEMLTLVGLAGASHKYPGQISGGQQQRVALARALAPSPSLLLLDEPMSALDARVREHLRIELRALQKRLSITTLMVTHDQEEAMVMADRIAVMNGGVIEQFGTPRELYRQPGSAFIADFVGEANWLPFERIDAHRARVGRQELAVDEALERNVGKLFVRPEAVRVSVARPEQPNSMLADVLDGVFLGRGYRLALRLEGVPGATVHSIVSPETGDALLGPHAASRCWVELPRHAIRAYA; encoded by the coding sequence ATGGCCCAACAGCTCCAACGCGATACCAATACAGTTCCGACGGGCGCTTCGCCCCCGCCCGGAGCGCAGCGCGGGGGCTTTCTTTCGGTCAGCAATCTCGTCAAGCGCTTTGGCAGCCACACGGCGTTGTCGGATGTGTCGCTGGATATCCGCGCCGGTGAACTGGTGTGCCTGCTGGGCCCTTCGGGCTGCGGCAAGACCACGCTGCTGCGCGCCATCGCCGGGCTCGAGCGCCAGGACAGCGGCACCATTCTGCTGTCGGGCCGCGACATCTCCCACGCCGAGCCGCAGGAGCGCGACTACGGCATCCTGTTCCAGTCCTACGCGCTGTTTCCCAACCTGACCGTGGCCCAGAACGTGGCCTACGGCCTGAGCGGCAAGCGCGCCCATCGCAAGCACGTGGCCGACCGGGTCGAGGAAATGCTGACGCTGGTGGGCCTGGCCGGCGCTTCCCATAAATATCCGGGACAGATCTCCGGCGGCCAGCAGCAGCGCGTCGCCCTGGCCCGCGCGCTGGCGCCGTCGCCGTCCCTGCTGCTGCTGGACGAGCCGATGTCGGCGCTGGACGCCCGCGTGCGTGAACACCTGCGCATCGAGCTACGCGCGCTGCAGAAGCGCCTGTCGATCACCACGCTGATGGTGACGCACGACCAGGAAGAGGCCATGGTCATGGCCGACCGCATCGCGGTCATGAACGGCGGCGTCATCGAGCAATTCGGCACCCCGCGCGAGCTGTATCGCCAGCCGGGCTCGGCCTTCATCGCCGATTTCGTCGGCGAGGCCAACTGGCTGCCGTTCGAGCGCATCGACGCGCACCGCGCCCGTGTCGGCCGCCAGGAACTGGCGGTGGACGAGGCGCTGGAGCGCAACGTCGGCAAGCTGTTCGTGCGGCCCGAGGCGGTGCGCGTGAGCGTGGCGCGTCCGGAGCAACCCAACAGCATGCTGGCCGACGTGCTGGACGGCGTGTTCCTGGGCCGCGGCTACCGCCTGGCGCTGCGCCTGGAAGGCGTGCCCGGCGCCACCGTGCACTCGATCGTGTCCCCCGAAACCGGAGACGCCCTGCTGGGCCCTCACGCTGCCAGCCGTTGCTGGGTGGAGCTGCCGCGCCATGCGATTCGCGCCTACGCTTGA
- a CDS encoding DMT family transporter, which yields MQALWMLLASAMFAIMGSFVKLGTEHGASLPQVVLFRGLPSAVLLLLWARAGRQSIVPTSWKLHLWRNLSGVTSMWLGFFAISHLPLATATSLNYTAPLFIACWMLGWGGAQRDPVRIAAVALGFLGVIAVLRPSINEDQWLAALLGLGAGAMSAIAMMQIRQLGRIGEPEWRTVLFFSVAVCASSFAGLGFEGWGHADWTGYSSLLGVGVTGLFGQLAMTRAFGLGSALLTAALQYSTIIFAALLGMGFWGDTLDGLAWAGMGLIISAGLLSVWRTLRDPKPV from the coding sequence ATGCAGGCACTTTGGATGTTGCTGGCGTCCGCCATGTTCGCCATCATGGGGTCGTTCGTGAAGCTGGGCACCGAGCACGGCGCGTCGTTGCCGCAAGTGGTGCTGTTCCGTGGCCTGCCGTCCGCGGTGCTGTTGCTGCTGTGGGCGCGCGCCGGGCGCCAGTCCATCGTGCCCACCAGCTGGAAGCTGCACCTGTGGCGCAACCTGTCCGGCGTCACCTCGATGTGGCTCGGTTTCTTCGCCATTTCCCATCTGCCGCTGGCCACCGCCACCAGCCTGAACTACACGGCGCCGCTGTTCATCGCCTGCTGGATGCTGGGGTGGGGCGGGGCGCAGCGCGACCCGGTGCGGATCGCCGCCGTGGCCCTGGGCTTTTTGGGCGTGATCGCCGTGTTGCGGCCCAGCATCAACGAAGACCAGTGGCTGGCCGCCTTGCTGGGCCTGGGGGCGGGCGCCATGTCGGCGATCGCCATGATGCAGATCCGCCAGCTGGGCCGCATCGGCGAGCCGGAATGGCGCACGGTGCTGTTCTTTTCGGTGGCGGTGTGCGCGTCCAGCTTCGCCGGCCTGGGCTTCGAGGGCTGGGGCCACGCGGACTGGACCGGCTACAGCTCCCTGCTGGGCGTGGGCGTGACCGGCCTGTTCGGCCAACTGGCCATGACGCGGGCGTTCGGCCTGGGGTCGGCGCTGCTGACCGCGGCCCTGCAGTACAGCACGATCATCTTCGCGGCCCTGCTCGGCATGGGCTTCTGGGGCGATACCCTGGACGGCCTGGCCTGGGCCGGCATGGGCCTGATCATCTCGGCGGGCCTGCTGTCGGTCTGGCGCACCCTGCGCGATCCCAAGCCGGTCTGA
- a CDS encoding sulfurtransferase: MSMTLISAADLATHLGAADVRVFDVRHDLTNHAAGRDAYAAGHIPGARYLDHETELAAPRTGRNGRHPLPDRGQFGALMAAHGVTPQTLVVAYDASGGMYAAHLWWMLRWLGHDRVAVLDGGWQAWQAAGLPTSTEAAAPVWAGAPVTPAAPRVGSVDVQAVLDNIARPAFTVIDARAANRYRGEVEPMDPVAGHIPGALNRPNGQNLQADGRFKDAAQLREEFTTLLDGRDPAAIVHQCGSGITACHNLLSMEIAGLAGSRLYPGSWSEWCSDPSRPVAKGE; the protein is encoded by the coding sequence ATGAGCATGACCCTGATTTCCGCGGCCGACCTGGCCACGCACCTGGGCGCGGCGGACGTGCGCGTGTTCGACGTGCGCCACGACCTGACCAACCACGCGGCCGGCCGTGACGCCTACGCCGCGGGCCACATCCCCGGCGCCCGCTACCTCGACCACGAAACCGAGCTGGCCGCCCCCCGGACCGGCAGGAACGGCCGCCATCCGTTGCCCGATCGCGGCCAGTTCGGCGCGTTGATGGCGGCGCACGGCGTCACGCCGCAAACCCTGGTGGTGGCCTACGACGCCAGCGGCGGCATGTACGCCGCGCACCTGTGGTGGATGCTGCGCTGGCTGGGCCACGACCGCGTCGCCGTGCTCGACGGCGGCTGGCAGGCCTGGCAGGCCGCCGGGCTGCCGACCTCCACCGAGGCGGCCGCGCCGGTGTGGGCCGGCGCGCCAGTGACGCCGGCCGCGCCGCGGGTCGGCAGCGTCGACGTGCAGGCGGTGCTGGACAACATCGCCCGTCCGGCCTTCACCGTGATCGACGCGCGGGCGGCCAACCGCTATCGCGGCGAGGTCGAGCCGATGGATCCGGTGGCCGGCCACATTCCGGGCGCGCTGAACCGCCCGAACGGCCAGAACCTGCAGGCCGACGGCCGCTTCAAGGACGCGGCGCAGTTGCGCGAGGAATTCACCACGCTGCTGGACGGCCGCGACCCCGCGGCCATCGTGCACCAGTGCGGCTCGGGCATCACCGCCTGCCACAACCTGCTGTCGATGGAAATCGCCGGCCTGGCCGGCTCGCGCCTCTACCCGGGCTCGTGGAGCGAGTGGTGCAGCGATCCGTCCCGGCCGGTGGCCAAGGGCGAATGA
- a CDS encoding putative 2-aminoethylphosphonate ABC transporter permease subunit: MSVSADTSAVPVAPSLGRRPLPAWVGAFGLTLGQGALALGLALFLALPLVAILAKSVTDANGDWAGLSVVLGIIGADGFLSMVGRSLTVGVVTMMLVVPCAYAFAYALTRSRIPGKGLLRTIALLPLLAPSLLPGIALVYLLGNQGLLKGLFGGATIYGFWGIVVGEAFYTFPHALMILLTGLTLADGRLYDAARAMGAGPLRTFMTVTLPGTRYAVFSACCVVFTLTVTDFGVPKVVGGDYNVLAMEAYKAVVGQQNFPKGAAIGILLLLPALLTFVLDRRLRARQGAQLSGRAQPYAAGANRRRDAAFLLLAGAMAGFLLLIIGVAVWASFVKMWPYNLSLSLRSYDFDNMDGGGWLAWRNSLELAFCTAVIGTVVVFLGAWMMEKVPARSASSRGLRGVLGMLALMPMAVPGLVLGLGYIFFFNGAANPLNVLYGTMPLLVLCTVVHFYTSAHLTAATALNALDPEFEAASASLKVPRLTTFLRVTLPMCLPAALDVARYLFVSAMTTVSAVVFLYSPSTVLAAVAVLNMDDAGFIGPAAAMCSVIMASSAVAALLLHLASRALVARSQAWRRPVAL; the protein is encoded by the coding sequence ATGTCCGTGTCCGCCGACACGTCCGCCGTGCCCGTCGCCCCGTCATTGGGCCGCCGGCCGCTGCCCGCCTGGGTCGGCGCCTTCGGGCTGACGCTGGGGCAGGGCGCCCTGGCGCTGGGCCTGGCGCTGTTCCTGGCCTTGCCGCTGGTGGCCATCCTGGCCAAGTCGGTCACCGATGCCAATGGCGACTGGGCAGGCCTGTCGGTGGTGCTGGGCATCATCGGCGCCGATGGCTTCCTGAGCATGGTCGGGCGCAGCCTGACCGTGGGCGTGGTCACCATGATGCTGGTGGTGCCGTGCGCCTACGCCTTCGCCTATGCCCTGACGCGCAGCCGCATTCCCGGCAAAGGCCTGTTGCGCACCATCGCGCTGCTGCCGCTGCTGGCGCCGTCGCTGCTGCCGGGGATCGCGCTGGTCTACCTGCTGGGCAACCAGGGCCTGCTGAAAGGCCTGTTCGGTGGCGCCACCATCTATGGCTTCTGGGGCATCGTGGTGGGCGAGGCGTTCTACACCTTCCCGCATGCGCTGATGATCCTGCTGACCGGCCTGACGCTGGCCGATGGCCGCCTCTACGATGCGGCGCGCGCCATGGGCGCGGGTCCGCTGCGCACCTTCATGACGGTGACGCTGCCCGGCACGCGTTACGCGGTGTTCTCGGCCTGCTGCGTGGTGTTCACGCTGACCGTGACCGACTTCGGCGTGCCCAAGGTGGTGGGCGGCGACTACAACGTGCTGGCGATGGAAGCCTACAAGGCGGTGGTCGGCCAGCAGAACTTCCCCAAGGGCGCCGCCATCGGCATCCTGCTGCTGCTGCCGGCGCTGCTGACCTTCGTGCTGGACCGCCGCCTGCGGGCCCGCCAGGGCGCCCAGCTGAGCGGCCGCGCCCAGCCCTACGCGGCCGGCGCCAACCGCCGGCGCGATGCGGCTTTCCTGCTGCTGGCCGGCGCCATGGCCGGGTTCCTGCTGCTGATCATCGGCGTGGCGGTGTGGGCCTCGTTCGTGAAGATGTGGCCGTACAACCTGTCGCTGTCGTTGCGTTCGTACGATTTCGACAACATGGATGGCGGCGGCTGGCTGGCCTGGCGCAACAGCCTGGAACTGGCCTTCTGCACCGCGGTGATCGGCACGGTGGTGGTGTTCCTGGGCGCCTGGATGATGGAAAAGGTGCCGGCCCGCAGCGCCTCGTCGCGCGGCCTGCGCGGCGTGCTGGGCATGCTGGCGCTGATGCCGATGGCCGTGCCCGGCCTGGTGCTGGGCCTGGGCTACATCTTCTTCTTCAACGGCGCCGCCAATCCGCTCAACGTGCTGTACGGCACCATGCCGCTGCTGGTGCTGTGCACGGTGGTGCACTTCTACACCAGCGCGCACCTGACGGCCGCCACCGCGCTGAATGCGCTGGACCCCGAGTTCGAGGCCGCCTCGGCCTCGCTCAAGGTGCCGCGCCTGACCACCTTCCTGCGCGTGACGCTGCCGATGTGCCTGCCGGCCGCGCTGGACGTTGCCCGCTACCTGTTCGTTTCCGCCATGACCACCGTGTCGGCCGTGGTGTTCCTGTACAGCCCGTCCACGGTGCTGGCCGCCGTCGCGGTGCTGAACATGGATGACGCCGGCTTCATCGGCCCGGCCGCCGCCATGTGCAGCGTGATCATGGCCAGCTCGGCGGTGGCGGCGTTGCTGCTGCACCTGGCCAGCCGCGCCCTGGTGGCGCGCAGCCAGGCCTGGCGCCGGCCCGTGGCCCTTTGA
- a CDS encoding TIGR03364 family FAD-dependent oxidoreductase, with amino-acid sequence MKKFDVVVVGAGMLGIAHAWAAAKRGLSVAVIERSRQAHGATIRNFGQVIVTGQAPGMMLSHAQQARELWLDLASKAGFHVRANGALVLARDAGEADVLDEFARTRLQQEGYRAELLSGRDVAKLYDGQLAHHCAALRGLDDLQIYSREALPAITRYLAESLGVAFITGTLARAVEQGQVATTAGDFTGSHVFVCPGHDYLTLLPERFAPLNLEVTRLQMLRAAFETRPMALDRPLLTGLSCVHYGAFSDLPSALALRDQIQARTPMLLENGIHLLISPTPHGELIIGDSHRYGQDAFPFNDEAIDNAMLDLASQALGARLRVLERWQGVYGTHGPAPFSVMPVDAATTVAVMHSGVGMTVGLAIGERTVAGALGR; translated from the coding sequence ATGAAAAAATTCGACGTAGTCGTGGTCGGCGCCGGCATGCTCGGCATCGCCCACGCCTGGGCCGCCGCCAAGCGCGGCCTGTCGGTGGCCGTGATCGAACGCAGCCGCCAGGCGCATGGCGCGACCATCCGCAATTTCGGCCAGGTGATCGTCACCGGCCAGGCCCCCGGCATGATGCTGTCGCACGCCCAGCAGGCGCGCGAGCTGTGGCTGGACCTGGCGTCGAAGGCCGGCTTCCATGTGCGCGCCAACGGCGCGCTGGTGCTGGCGCGCGACGCCGGCGAAGCCGACGTGCTGGACGAGTTCGCGCGGACCCGCCTGCAACAGGAAGGCTATCGCGCCGAGCTGCTGTCGGGCCGCGACGTGGCCAAACTGTACGACGGCCAGCTTGCGCACCACTGCGCCGCGCTGCGTGGCCTGGACGACCTGCAGATCTATTCGCGCGAAGCGCTGCCGGCCATCACCCGCTACCTGGCCGAATCGCTGGGCGTCGCCTTCATCACCGGCACGCTGGCGCGCGCCGTCGAGCAGGGCCAGGTCGCGACCACCGCGGGCGACTTCACCGGTTCGCACGTGTTCGTCTGCCCCGGCCACGATTACCTGACGCTGCTGCCCGAGCGGTTCGCGCCGCTGAACCTGGAAGTGACGCGCCTGCAGATGCTGCGCGCGGCCTTCGAGACGCGCCCCATGGCGCTGGACCGTCCGCTCCTGACGGGCCTGTCGTGCGTGCATTACGGCGCCTTCTCGGATCTGCCGTCGGCGCTGGCGCTGCGCGACCAGATCCAGGCGCGCACGCCGATGCTGCTGGAAAACGGCATCCACCTGCTGATCAGCCCCACGCCCCATGGCGAGCTGATCATCGGTGATTCGCATCGCTATGGCCAGGATGCCTTCCCGTTCAACGACGAGGCCATCGACAACGCCATGCTGGACCTGGCGTCGCAGGCGCTGGGCGCGCGGCTGCGGGTGCTGGAGCGCTGGCAGGGCGTCTATGGCACGCATGGCCCGGCGCCGTTCTCGGTGATGCCGGTGGACGCCGCCACCACCGTGGCGGTGATGCACTCCGGCGTGGGCATGACGGTCGGGCTGGCCATCGGCGAACGCACGGTCGCCGGCGCGCTGGGCCGCTGA
- the htpX gene encoding protease HtpX gives MKRIILFVITNLAVMLVLSATLRILGVDRYLTANGLNLQALLIFSVVVGFTGAIISLLISKPMAKWSTGAQVLDPNAPRNQREAWLLDTVHQLADRAGIGRPEVAIYDGAPNAFATGAFKNDSLVAVSTGLLESMSEEEVAAVLAHEVAHIANGDMITLTLIQGVVNTFVVFLARVVGYFIDRVVFKNERGLGPGYMVTVIVCEIIFGILASIIVAWFSRQREYRADAGSAHLMGAREPMIRALARLGGLEPGELPKSFEASGITGKGGLAAMFASHPPIPARIAALQNARVI, from the coding sequence ATGAAACGCATCATCCTTTTCGTCATTACCAACCTGGCCGTCATGCTGGTGCTGTCGGCCACGCTGCGCATCCTGGGCGTAGACCGCTACCTGACCGCCAACGGCCTGAACCTGCAGGCGCTGCTGATCTTCTCGGTGGTGGTCGGCTTCACCGGCGCCATCATCTCGCTGCTGATCAGCAAGCCGATGGCCAAATGGAGCACCGGCGCCCAGGTGCTGGACCCGAACGCGCCGCGCAACCAGCGCGAGGCCTGGCTGCTGGACACCGTCCACCAGCTCGCCGACCGCGCCGGCATCGGCCGCCCTGAGGTCGCCATCTACGACGGCGCGCCCAACGCGTTCGCCACCGGCGCCTTCAAGAACGACTCGCTGGTGGCGGTGTCGACCGGCCTGCTCGAGAGCATGAGCGAAGAGGAAGTCGCCGCGGTGCTGGCCCACGAAGTGGCCCACATCGCCAACGGCGACATGATCACGCTGACCCTGATCCAGGGCGTGGTCAACACCTTCGTGGTGTTCCTGGCGCGCGTGGTCGGCTACTTCATCGACCGCGTGGTGTTCAAGAACGAACGCGGCCTCGGCCCGGGCTACATGGTCACCGTGATCGTCTGTGAGATCATTTTCGGCATCCTGGCCTCGATCATCGTGGCCTGGTTCTCGCGCCAGCGCGAGTACCGCGCCGACGCCGGCTCGGCCCACCTGATGGGCGCCCGCGAACCCATGATCCGCGCCCTGGCCCGCCTCGGCGGCCTGGAACCGGGCGAGCTGCCCAAGTCGTTCGAAGCCTCCGGCATCACCGGCAAGGGCGGCCTGGCGGCCATGTTCGCCTCGCACCCGCCGATCCCGGCCCGCATCGCCGCGCTGCAGAACGCCCGCGTGATCTGA
- a CDS encoding putative 2-aminoethylphosphonate ABC transporter substrate-binding protein, whose product MKRFTLLALAAAFAGITGAASAETTLTVYTALEADQIKAYQAAFEKANPDIKIQWVRDSTGIITAKLLAEKGNPKADVIWGLAGTSLGLMDKEGMLQPYAPKGLDQIAANMRDAKAEPTWVGMDGFAAAICFNTVEAEKQKLPKPESWQDLTKPVYAGKIVMPNPASSGTGFLDVSAWLQIFGEEKGWAYMDALHKNIGSYTHSGSKPCNMAAAGEFPIGVSFDYRAAKLKADGAPVEAVFPSEGLGWEVEATAIVKGTKNLEAARKLADFSASREANELYKTNFAVLAIPSIATSNPNLPADLTKRMIKNDFVWAATNRDRIIAEWTRRYDGKSEPKKK is encoded by the coding sequence ATGAAACGCTTCACGCTGCTTGCCCTGGCCGCCGCCTTCGCCGGCATCACCGGCGCCGCTTCCGCCGAGACCACGCTGACCGTCTACACGGCGCTGGAAGCCGACCAGATCAAGGCCTACCAGGCCGCCTTCGAGAAGGCCAACCCCGACATCAAGATCCAGTGGGTGCGCGACTCCACCGGCATCATCACCGCCAAGCTGCTGGCCGAAAAGGGCAACCCCAAGGCCGACGTGATCTGGGGCCTGGCCGGCACCTCGCTGGGTCTGATGGACAAGGAAGGCATGCTGCAGCCCTACGCCCCCAAGGGCCTGGACCAGATCGCCGCCAACATGCGCGATGCCAAGGCCGAGCCTACCTGGGTCGGCATGGACGGCTTCGCCGCCGCCATCTGCTTTAACACCGTCGAAGCCGAAAAGCAGAAGCTGCCCAAGCCCGAATCGTGGCAGGACCTGACCAAGCCGGTCTACGCCGGCAAGATCGTCATGCCGAACCCGGCCTCGTCGGGCACGGGCTTCCTGGACGTCAGCGCCTGGCTGCAGATCTTCGGTGAAGAGAAGGGCTGGGCCTACATGGACGCCCTGCACAAGAACATCGGTTCGTACACGCACTCGGGCTCCAAGCCTTGCAACATGGCCGCCGCCGGCGAATTCCCGATCGGCGTGTCGTTCGACTACCGCGCCGCCAAGCTGAAGGCCGACGGCGCGCCGGTCGAAGCCGTGTTCCCGTCGGAAGGCCTGGGCTGGGAAGTCGAAGCCACCGCCATCGTCAAGGGCACCAAGAACCTGGAAGCCGCGCGCAAGCTGGCCGACTTCTCGGCCAGCCGCGAAGCCAACGAACTGTACAAGACCAACTTCGCGGTGCTGGCGATTCCCTCGATCGCCACGTCCAACCCCAACCTGCCGGCCGACCTGACCAAGCGCATGATCAAGAACGACTTCGTCTGGGCCGCCACCAACCGCGATCGCATCATCGCCGAGTGGACCCGCCGCTACGACGGCAAGTCCGAGCCCAAGAAGAAGTAA
- a CDS encoding phosphonate degradation HD-domain oxygenase: MALTLQDIEQLFLERGHRSYHGESVSHLRHALQTAALAERHGANAQLITACLLHDLGHLIADHPDTPTLRGIDDKHQYFVLPFLRGLFSSAVLDPIRLHVEAKRYLCYVEPQYEASLSADSKRSLALQGGSFDAGQAVDFASMPGAPDAIRLRRWDDMAKVPGLATPPLDHFLEIAESVSGRVKLAAVW; the protein is encoded by the coding sequence ATGGCCTTGACCTTGCAGGATATCGAACAGCTTTTCCTGGAACGCGGGCACCGTTCCTACCATGGCGAATCCGTCAGCCACCTGCGGCACGCGCTGCAGACCGCGGCGCTGGCCGAACGCCACGGCGCCAATGCCCAATTGATCACCGCCTGCCTGCTGCACGACCTGGGCCACCTGATCGCGGACCATCCGGACACGCCCACCCTGCGCGGCATCGACGACAAGCACCAGTACTTCGTGCTGCCGTTCCTGCGCGGGTTGTTCAGTTCGGCGGTGCTGGATCCGATCCGGCTGCACGTGGAGGCGAAACGCTACCTCTGCTACGTGGAGCCGCAGTATGAAGCGTCGCTTTCGGCGGATTCGAAGCGCAGCCTGGCGCTTCAGGGGGGCAGCTTCGATGCGGGCCAGGCGGTGGATTTCGCCAGCATGCCGGGCGCGCCGGATGCGATCCGCCTGAGGCGCTGGGACGACATGGCCAAGGTGCCGGGTCTGGCCACGCCGCCGCTGGACCATTTCCTGGAGATCGCCGAAAGCGTCTCCGGGCGGGTCAAGCTGGCGGCGGTCTGGTAA
- a CDS encoding LysR family transcriptional regulator: MLVAELKSFYAVARCGTVTKAAAQLGVSQPTVTGQLRQLESRYGVELFHRQGRGMRLSDAGHSLMPMVEKLVQQETEIDFRLRDASDLREGNLRIGATGPYYIMDTVRRYNQLYPGIDLTVAIGNSQSMLQALHDYRIEIATSSFLMDDKHLYRRMIAADPIRVVTHRDHPLARRGKVALADLADHALLLREPGSMTRQLTEEALQAAGVSVRRTLEIGSRESIRQAILCELGISLIPSREIPSHPELAALDIEGADVVMHEYLYCLRERQPVQLIARFLEMAPAAG; this comes from the coding sequence GTGCTCGTCGCCGAACTCAAATCCTTCTATGCCGTGGCTCGCTGCGGCACCGTCACCAAGGCCGCCGCCCAGCTGGGCGTGAGCCAGCCCACGGTGACGGGGCAATTGCGCCAGTTGGAGTCGCGTTACGGCGTCGAGCTGTTCCACCGCCAGGGCCGCGGCATGCGGCTGTCGGACGCCGGGCACAGCCTGATGCCGATGGTGGAAAAGCTGGTGCAGCAGGAAACCGAGATCGATTTCCGGCTGCGCGACGCCAGCGATCTGCGCGAGGGCAACCTGCGCATCGGCGCCACCGGCCCGTACTACATCATGGACACGGTGCGCCGCTACAACCAGCTCTACCCCGGCATCGACCTGACCGTGGCCATCGGCAACTCGCAAAGCATGCTGCAGGCGCTGCATGACTATCGCATCGAGATTGCCACGTCCTCGTTTCTGATGGATGACAAGCATTTGTACCGCCGCATGATCGCGGCCGACCCGATCCGCGTGGTGACGCATCGCGACCACCCGCTGGCGCGGCGCGGCAAGGTGGCGCTGGCGGACCTGGCCGACCACGCGCTGCTGCTGCGCGAGCCCGGCTCGATGACGCGCCAGCTGACCGAAGAGGCGTTGCAGGCGGCCGGCGTATCCGTGCGGCGCACCCTGGAAATCGGCAGCCGCGAGTCGATCCGCCAGGCGATCCTGTGCGAACTGGGCATCAGCCTGATCCCGTCGCGTGAAATCCCGTCCCATCCCGAACTGGCGGCCCTGGACATCGAGGGCGCCGACGTCGTGATGCATGAATACCTGTACTGCCTGCGCGAGCGCCAACCGGTGCAACTCATCGCGCGCTTTCTGGAGATGGCGCCGGCAGCCGGATGA
- the phnX gene encoding phosphonoacetaldehyde hydrolase: MTVSTLPVRLEAVIFDWAGTLVDFGSFAPTKVFVDAFAEFGMEVTLEQARGPMGVGKWDHIRALCDEPAIANQYQAQFGRLPTDDDVTAIYERFLPMQLDKVAQYSAAIPGAAELLRALRQRGLKIGSCSGYPDSVMRRVVERAAGEGLEPDCIVASDDVPRARPAPAMALKNVVELGLTDVAGCVKVDDTAPGIEEGRRAGMWTVGLLLSGNAAGLTLDEYLSLDDNGRQAARERAGRELSSAAPHYLIDTVADLPGVIADIESRLAAGQRP, encoded by the coding sequence ATGACTGTTTCGACTCTGCCCGTCCGCCTGGAAGCGGTGATCTTCGATTGGGCCGGCACGCTGGTCGACTTCGGTTCGTTCGCGCCGACCAAGGTGTTTGTCGACGCCTTCGCCGAGTTCGGCATGGAAGTCACGCTGGAGCAGGCCCGCGGCCCGATGGGCGTGGGCAAGTGGGACCACATCCGCGCGCTGTGCGACGAGCCCGCCATCGCCAACCAGTACCAGGCCCAATTCGGCCGCCTGCCGACCGACGACGACGTGACGGCGATCTACGAGCGCTTCCTGCCGATGCAACTGGACAAGGTGGCGCAGTACTCTGCCGCCATTCCCGGCGCGGCCGAGCTGCTGCGCGCGCTGCGCCAGCGCGGCCTGAAGATCGGTTCGTGCTCCGGCTACCCGGATAGCGTGATGCGCCGCGTGGTGGAACGCGCCGCTGGCGAAGGCCTGGAACCCGATTGCATCGTCGCCAGCGACGACGTGCCGCGCGCCCGTCCGGCGCCGGCCATGGCGCTCAAGAACGTGGTGGAACTGGGCCTGACGGATGTGGCCGGCTGCGTCAAGGTCGACGACACCGCCCCCGGCATCGAGGAAGGCCGCCGCGCCGGCATGTGGACCGTCGGCCTGCTGCTGTCGGGCAACGCCGCCGGCCTGACGCTGGACGAATACCTGAGCCTGGACGACAACGGCCGCCAGGCGGCCCGCGAACGCGCCGGCCGCGAACTGTCGAGCGCCGCGCCGCATTACCTGATCGACACCGTGGCCGACCTGCCCGGCGTCATCGCCGATATCGAATCCCGCCTGGCGGCGGGACAGCGACCCTGA